One Antarctobacter heliothermus DNA segment encodes these proteins:
- a CDS encoding aspartate carbamoyltransferase catalytic subunit, with amino-acid sequence MTQVEINGSDTGTVRVLHLDLPPEAVERFTQMAGTGEWPLKYALGAKRLREAFVDVVSIRDLGEMPLSRYLAEAYDVQARALGDDRARLDALTGHVLVLPSQAFDATSQTLTISPPLKLIRSYAETRAAARGPKVTSKSARGQGSGGAPGPTSRGNSGLLKLILAAIALVLALVLWLALV; translated from the coding sequence ATGACTCAGGTTGAGATCAACGGATCGGACACCGGCACGGTGCGTGTCCTGCATCTGGACCTGCCCCCCGAGGCGGTCGAACGGTTCACCCAGATGGCGGGCACCGGCGAATGGCCGCTCAAATACGCGTTGGGAGCGAAACGCCTGCGCGAGGCCTTCGTGGACGTTGTGTCGATCCGCGATCTGGGCGAGATGCCACTGTCGCGCTATCTGGCAGAGGCTTATGACGTGCAGGCCCGCGCGCTGGGCGATGACCGGGCGCGCCTTGACGCCTTGACGGGGCATGTCCTTGTCCTGCCGTCGCAGGCCTTTGACGCCACCTCGCAGACCCTGACGATTTCCCCGCCGCTCAAACTGATCCGCAGCTATGCTGAGACGCGCGCCGCGGCCCGCGGCCCCAAGGTCACATCGAAATCCGCGCGCGGGCAGGGATCGGGCGGCGCACCCGGCCCCACCTCACGCGGCAATTCCGGCCTGCTCAAGCTGATCCTTGCCGCGATCGCGCTGGTTCTGGCGCTGGTACTCTGGCTGGCGCTGGTATGA
- a CDS encoding LysE family translocator: protein MIVDPILLLAFIPVGLALNVTPGPDMMFCLAQGLRGGARCGWAASAGVALGGMVHVLLAGLGLGALVAALPGAFDVIRWGGAAYLAWIAWKTLRTPIAGSDAPMMVPAKAAKQGFVVNITNPKFILFVLAFVPQFIDPTLPVLPQFLIYGLLMSTGGLVVNGLVGQFAGQMRRHLHGGTTTERALRYACATLFGGLAVRLAI from the coding sequence ATGATCGTCGATCCCATCCTGTTGCTGGCGTTCATACCTGTCGGTCTGGCGCTGAACGTCACACCCGGCCCGGACATGATGTTTTGTCTGGCGCAAGGGTTGCGGGGGGGCGCGCGTTGTGGCTGGGCCGCCTCTGCCGGTGTTGCGCTGGGCGGCATGGTGCATGTCCTGCTGGCTGGGCTTGGGCTGGGCGCGCTGGTCGCTGCATTGCCGGGAGCCTTTGATGTGATCCGGTGGGGCGGGGCGGCCTATCTGGCATGGATCGCGTGGAAGACGTTGCGAACCCCCATCGCGGGCAGCGACGCCCCCATGATGGTGCCTGCCAAGGCTGCAAAGCAGGGGTTTGTGGTCAACATTACCAATCCCAAGTTCATCCTTTTCGTGCTGGCCTTTGTGCCACAGTTCATTGACCCCACATTGCCGGTCCTGCCGCAGTTTCTGATATACGGGTTGCTCATGTCGACCGGCGGGCTGGTGGTGAACGGGTTGGTCGGGCAATTTGCCGGTCAGATGCGGCGGCATCTGCACGGCGGCACGACGACGGAACGCGCGCTTCGCTATGCCTGTGCCACGCTGTTTGGCGGGCTGGCGGTGCGGCTGGCGATCTGA
- a CDS encoding aspartate carbamoyltransferase catalytic subunit: MRFDHRHLLGIEPLRPDEITTILDLSDQYVDFNRRRDKHAKALAGLTQINMFFENSTRTQASFELAGKRLGADVMNMSMQASSIKKGETLIDTAMTLNAMHPDLLVVRHPHSGAVDLLAQKVNCAVLNAGDGRHEHPTQALLDALTIRRAKGRLHRLSIAICGDIAHSRVARSNLLLLHKMENRIRLIGPSTLMPAGIDAFGVEVFDDMREGLKDVDVVMMLRLQKERMDGGFIPSEREYYHRYGLDADKLSFAKEDAIVMHPGPMNRGVEIDGTLADDINRSVIQDQVEMGVAVRMAAMDLLARNLRARPTEVVA, translated from the coding sequence ATGCGCTTCGACCACCGTCACCTGTTGGGGATCGAACCCCTGCGCCCGGATGAGATCACCACGATTCTCGATCTGTCCGACCAATACGTCGATTTTAACCGCCGCCGCGACAAACACGCCAAAGCGCTGGCCGGTCTGACGCAGATCAACATGTTCTTCGAAAACTCCACCCGGACGCAGGCCAGTTTTGAACTGGCGGGCAAGCGGCTGGGCGCGGACGTCATGAATATGTCGATGCAAGCGTCGTCCATCAAAAAGGGCGAAACGCTGATCGACACGGCGATGACCCTGAACGCCATGCACCCCGACCTGCTGGTGGTGCGCCACCCGCATTCCGGAGCAGTCGATCTACTGGCGCAAAAGGTGAACTGCGCGGTGCTGAACGCGGGCGACGGTCGGCACGAACATCCCACACAGGCGCTGCTGGACGCGCTGACCATCCGTCGCGCCAAGGGACGGCTGCACCGGCTGTCGATCGCCATCTGCGGCGACATCGCGCACAGCCGCGTGGCGCGGTCGAACCTGCTGCTGCTGCATAAGATGGAAAACCGCATCCGTCTGATTGGCCCATCCACCCTGATGCCTGCGGGCATCGACGCCTTCGGGGTCGAGGTGTTTGACGACATGCGCGAGGGGCTGAAAGACGTGGATGTGGTGATGATGCTGCGCCTGCAAAAGGAACGCATGGACGGTGGCTTTATCCCCTCCGAACGTGAGTATTATCACCGCTACGGGCTGGACGCCGACAAGCTGTCCTTTGCCAAGGAGGACGCCATTGTCATGCACCCCGGCCCGATGAATCGTGGAGTGGAAATCGACGGCACGCTGGCGGATGACATCAACCGCTCTGTCATTCAGGATCAGGTCGAAATGGGCGTGGCCGTGCGCATGGCCGCGATGGATCTGTTGGCCCGGAACCTGCGCGCCCGTCCGACAGAGGTCGTGGCATGA
- a CDS encoding efflux RND transporter periplasmic adaptor subunit, producing MRFLRKSLTGLFLLSITLGLLAFAGIMVRDAVVAQMAREAVVPQARERVFSVNVVSMRLETAVPVLTSFGEVQSRRTLEIRAAAAGTVVELDPAFVEGGQVTAGQVLARIDPANAQSELDRAESDLLDARAEVREAERALIIARDELVAAEDQVVLRETALRRQRDLLERNVGTAAAVESAELSLSSERQSVLTRRQAVATAEARIDQAATRLRRGEIARDEAERRLNDTEIRGEFAGTLSNVTVVAGRLVSTNEQLAQLVDPQALEVAFRVSTQQYARLLDEAGRLRGAPVTVTLDFFGTNISAQGVISREGAAVGEGQTGRQLFATLEAPRGFKPGDFVAVSIKEAPLDDVARLPATAVNAAQEVLAVGDDDRLETVQVQVLRRQGDDVLVRGRGIAGREVVAQRTPLLGAGIKVKPLRQNAVPEVPDMVELTDERRAKLVAFIEENTRMPEAAKTRLLAQLSQKQVPAEMVERLESRMGG from the coding sequence ATGCGTTTTCTGCGAAAGAGCCTGACCGGGCTGTTCTTGTTGTCGATAACCCTGGGTCTGCTGGCTTTTGCCGGGATCATGGTGCGTGACGCCGTCGTGGCTCAGATGGCCAGAGAGGCCGTCGTCCCGCAGGCGCGCGAACGCGTATTCTCCGTCAATGTTGTGTCCATGCGGCTGGAAACGGCGGTGCCGGTCCTGACATCTTTCGGTGAGGTGCAAAGCCGCCGAACGCTTGAAATTCGGGCCGCGGCGGCCGGGACAGTGGTGGAACTGGACCCCGCCTTTGTCGAGGGGGGGCAGGTGACAGCGGGGCAGGTGTTGGCGCGGATCGACCCTGCCAATGCACAGTCTGAGCTGGATCGCGCCGAAAGCGATTTGCTGGATGCCCGGGCCGAGGTCCGCGAGGCCGAGCGCGCGCTGATCATCGCGCGCGACGAACTGGTCGCGGCAGAGGATCAAGTGGTGCTGCGTGAGACCGCGCTGCGACGTCAGCGCGACTTGCTGGAACGTAATGTCGGTACGGCAGCGGCGGTGGAATCGGCAGAACTGTCGCTGTCCAGCGAACGGCAGTCGGTGCTGACCCGGCGGCAGGCAGTGGCCACCGCAGAGGCGCGCATTGATCAGGCCGCAACACGGCTGCGCCGGGGCGAGATCGCCCGTGACGAGGCAGAGCGCCGGCTGAACGACACAGAGATCCGCGGCGAGTTTGCCGGAACCTTGTCGAATGTGACGGTGGTCGCCGGGCGGCTGGTGTCAACGAATGAGCAATTGGCGCAACTGGTCGACCCGCAGGCACTGGAGGTCGCGTTCCGCGTCTCGACCCAGCAATACGCGCGTCTTCTGGACGAAGCGGGCCGCTTGCGCGGCGCGCCGGTGACGGTGACGCTGGATTTCTTTGGCACCAACATTTCGGCGCAGGGCGTGATTTCCCGCGAAGGTGCCGCCGTGGGTGAGGGCCAGACCGGCCGCCAGTTGTTTGCCACACTAGAGGCCCCGCGCGGTTTCAAGCCGGGTGATTTTGTGGCCGTGAGCATCAAGGAGGCGCCATTGGACGATGTCGCGCGCCTGCCTGCTACGGCGGTCAATGCCGCCCAAGAAGTGTTGGCTGTGGGCGACGACGACAGGCTGGAAACAGTGCAGGTCCAGGTGTTGCGGCGGCAGGGCGATGACGTGCTGGTCCGCGGGCGCGGCATCGCGGGCCGTGAGGTTGTGGCCCAACGCACGCCGCTGCTGGGTGCTGGCATCAAGGTCAAACCGCTACGACAGAACGCGGTGCCCGAGGTGCCGGACATGGTCGAGCTGACGGACGAACGGCGCGCCAAACTGGTCGCCTTTATCGAGGAAAACACCCGGATGCCGGAGGCGGCCAAGACCCGCCTGCTGGCGCAGTTGTCGCAGAAACAGGTGCCGGCGGAAATGGTCGAGCGCCTTGAATCCCGTATGGGGGGCTAA
- the moaB gene encoding molybdenum cofactor biosynthesis protein B: MPRIDESREFIPVRIAVLTVSDTRGLSEDRSGDTLVQRLTEAGHILADRAIVKDERKGIADQLRAWIVNDQVDVVISTGGTGLTGRDVTVEAHRDVYEKEIDAFGTVFTMVSYQKIGTSAVQSRATGGVAGGTYLFALPGSTGACKDAWDEILRWQLDYRHLPCNFVEIFPRLDEHQRRK; encoded by the coding sequence ATGCCCCGCATCGACGAATCGAGAGAATTCATTCCAGTTCGTATTGCCGTCCTGACGGTGTCGGACACGCGGGGCCTGTCCGAGGACCGGTCCGGCGACACTTTGGTGCAGCGGTTGACTGAAGCGGGTCATATTCTGGCAGATCGCGCAATCGTGAAGGACGAGCGGAAAGGGATCGCCGACCAGTTGCGCGCCTGGATTGTCAACGATCAAGTGGACGTGGTGATCTCGACCGGCGGCACCGGGTTGACGGGCCGCGACGTGACGGTTGAGGCGCACAGGGATGTCTACGAAAAGGAGATCGATGCCTTTGGCACGGTGTTCACCATGGTTTCCTATCAGAAAATTGGCACATCTGCGGTGCAGAGCCGCGCCACGGGCGGCGTTGCGGGCGGAACCTATCTGTTTGCCTTGCCCGGCTCGACCGGGGCCTGCAAGGATGCTTGGGATGAAATTTTGCGCTGGCAACTGGACTATCGCCACCTGCCTTGTAACTTTGTCGAGATTTTTCCCAGACTCGACGAACATCAGCGACGGAAGTGA
- the pyrC gene encoding dihydroorotase: protein MTVTLIHNARLIDPEADTITPGAVLIEAGKITEILTQDVDIEEMFRARNISPDRVDAGNAFLAPGIVDIGVKVGEPGERHKESYGSAGQAAAAGGVTTMVTRPDTLPCIDTPESLEFIRRRAMEEAPVNVLPMAALTKGREGREMTEIGFLMDAGAVAFTDCTHVVTDTKVLSRAMTYARSLGALIIGHPQDPGLSKGASVTSGKFATLRGLPAVTAMAERMGLDRDIALIEMTGVRYHADKITTARALPALERAKANGFDVTAGTSMHHLTLNEMDVADYRTFFKVTPPLRSEEDRQAIVEAVRSGLIDIIGSYHSPQDEESKRLPFEEAASGAVGLETMLPVLLRLYHGGELDLTTLFRALSYNPARRLGLDCGRIAKGAPADLVLFDADKPIVLDRFKLRSKSKNTPFDGARLQGRVLGTWVGGRRVFEG from the coding sequence ATGACCGTTACCCTGATCCACAACGCCCGCCTGATCGACCCCGAGGCTGATACAATCACACCCGGCGCAGTCCTGATCGAGGCCGGAAAGATTACCGAAATATTAACGCAAGACGTTGATATTGAAGAGATGTTTCGCGCGCGAAACATCTCGCCGGATCGCGTCGACGCGGGCAATGCCTTTTTGGCGCCCGGCATCGTGGACATCGGCGTCAAGGTCGGCGAGCCGGGAGAGCGTCACAAGGAAAGCTATGGCAGCGCCGGTCAGGCCGCCGCAGCGGGAGGTGTGACCACCATGGTCACACGACCAGACACCCTGCCCTGCATCGACACGCCGGAGTCGCTGGAGTTCATCCGCCGCCGCGCAATGGAAGAGGCTCCGGTCAATGTTTTGCCCATGGCCGCCCTGACCAAGGGAAGGGAGGGCCGCGAGATGACAGAGATCGGCTTTCTCATGGATGCGGGGGCGGTGGCCTTTACCGATTGCACCCATGTGGTAACCGACACCAAGGTTCTTAGCCGCGCCATGACCTATGCGCGCAGCCTTGGCGCGCTGATCATCGGCCACCCGCAGGACCCCGGCCTGTCCAAGGGGGCGTCCGTAACCAGCGGAAAGTTTGCAACACTACGAGGCCTGCCCGCCGTGACCGCGATGGCGGAACGCATGGGGCTGGACCGCGACATTGCCCTGATCGAGATGACCGGCGTGCGCTATCACGCGGACAAGATCACCACCGCGCGCGCCCTGCCCGCGCTGGAACGCGCCAAGGCCAACGGGTTTGACGTGACCGCCGGCACCTCGATGCATCACCTGACGCTGAACGAAATGGACGTGGCTGACTATCGCACCTTCTTCAAGGTGACGCCGCCGCTACGGTCCGAGGAAGACAGACAAGCGATTGTCGAGGCTGTCCGCAGCGGGCTGATTGACATCATCGGCAGCTATCACTCGCCGCAGGACGAAGAGAGCAAGCGCCTGCCATTTGAGGAGGCCGCAAGCGGCGCTGTCGGGTTGGAAACCATGTTGCCAGTGCTGCTGCGGCTGTATCACGGCGGTGAGCTGGACCTGACCACACTGTTCCGTGCCCTGTCGTATAACCCGGCGCGGCGGCTGGGTCTGGACTGTGGGCGGATCGCCAAGGGCGCGCCTGCGGATCTGGTGCTGTTCGACGCGGACAAGCCGATTGTGCTGGACCGGTTCAAGCTGCGCTCAAAATCCAAGAACACACCGTTTGACGGCGCGCGGCTGCAAGGGCGGGTACTGGGCACATGGGTCGGCGGACGCCGGGTATTCGAGGGATGA
- a CDS encoding uracil-DNA glycosylase: protein MDQMDWHAAKALLEWQMEMGVDAAICDAPVDRFAAEAELRAQHAARAQSSGVAQAGPVPKVEEVDPVAEAQALAAGAQDLDGLRAALAGFEHCQLKKGARNLVFADGAPGARVMLVGEAPGRDEDLQGKPFVGQAGQLLDRMLAAVGLSRVDSVYITNVLPWRPPQNRDPKPDEIAMLIPFLQRHIALVNPDVLVIMGNTSAQALLGRRGITRLRGQWQEAAGRPALPMLHPAYLLRTPGAKREAWADLLALQAKLRTLT from the coding sequence ATGGATCAAATGGACTGGCACGCCGCCAAGGCGCTGCTGGAATGGCAGATGGAAATGGGTGTGGACGCGGCGATTTGCGACGCGCCTGTGGATCGGTTTGCTGCCGAGGCAGAGCTGCGCGCGCAGCATGCGGCGCGGGCGCAATCGTCCGGCGTGGCGCAGGCCGGGCCTGTGCCAAAGGTCGAAGAGGTCGATCCTGTGGCCGAGGCGCAGGCCTTGGCGGCCGGGGCGCAGGATCTGGACGGGTTGCGTGCGGCGCTGGCCGGGTTTGAGCATTGCCAGTTGAAGAAAGGCGCGCGGAATTTGGTGTTTGCCGATGGCGCGCCGGGCGCGCGGGTCATGCTGGTGGGCGAGGCGCCGGGCCGCGACGAGGATTTGCAGGGCAAGCCGTTTGTCGGGCAGGCGGGGCAGTTGCTGGACCGGATGCTGGCAGCGGTGGGCCTGAGCCGGGTCGACTCGGTCTACATCACCAATGTTCTGCCGTGGCGACCGCCGCAGAACCGCGATCCCAAACCGGATGAGATTGCCATGCTGATCCCGTTCCTCCAGCGGCATATCGCTTTGGTCAATCCGGATGTGCTGGTGATCATGGGCAACACTTCGGCGCAGGCCTTGTTGGGGCGGCGCGGCATCACCCGGTTGCGCGGCCAGTGGCAAGAGGCGGCAGGGCGTCCCGCGTTGCCGATGTTGCATCCTGCCTATCTGTTGCGCACGCCGGGGGCCAAACGTGAGGCCTGGGCCGACCTGCTGGCGTTGCAGGCGAAATTGAGGACGTTGACATGA